A genomic window from Sulfurimonas hongkongensis includes:
- a CDS encoding acetyl-CoA carboxylase biotin carboxylase subunit, translating into MQKITKILVANRGEIALRIIRACRELEIKSVVVFSEADVNGIWVARADESYPIVGNAIDVYLKYDKIIDIAKRTKCDAIHPGYGFLSESAEFAQACMDKDLIFIGPKPHHIELFGDKMASKVAMKKIGVPVLEGTSSPIIDEEEGRKIALEIGYPIIIKAAFGGGGRGMRIVHFADDFSKMFASATNESIKYFGKGDVFIEKYVQNPRHIEIQIIADKYANVLHLGERDCSIQRRHQKVIEITPSPLLNDEVRQKLCTISVNAMKKLGYESVGTVEFLVDERNNIYFIEMNTRVQVEHPVTEIVTGVDIIQRMIEIAAGDKLKYLQSEIQFRGYAIEFRINSEDPQNNFMPTAGVVKKYLTPGGPGVRLDTSLYSGYETPTCYDSMLAKLIVWALDWDGAVAKARRALDEFHIEGFKTNIPLHREIVRDEGFKEAKFDTGYLDANMNMFNLDAQSSIANEEQTVLKLAEVVKQIKGNNLVKLENDFTLY; encoded by the coding sequence ATGCAAAAGATAACTAAGATTTTAGTAGCCAATAGAGGCGAGATTGCCCTAAGAATCATAAGAGCTTGCAGGGAGCTTGAAATAAAATCAGTAGTTGTTTTCTCAGAAGCCGATGTAAATGGGATTTGGGTTGCAAGAGCTGATGAGAGCTACCCAATAGTTGGAAATGCAATAGATGTATATCTCAAGTATGACAAAATAATTGATATAGCAAAAAGAACAAAGTGTGATGCCATACATCCTGGGTATGGTTTTTTATCAGAGAGTGCAGAGTTTGCACAAGCGTGCATGGATAAGGATTTGATCTTCATAGGGCCAAAGCCACACCATATAGAACTCTTTGGAGATAAAATGGCTTCAAAAGTTGCTATGAAAAAGATAGGAGTCCCTGTCTTAGAGGGAACAAGCTCTCCTATCATAGATGAAGAAGAAGGGAGAAAGATTGCCCTAGAGATAGGTTATCCCATCATAATAAAAGCAGCATTTGGTGGTGGTGGAAGGGGTATGAGAATTGTCCATTTTGCTGATGATTTTTCTAAAATGTTTGCCTCTGCTACAAATGAATCTATAAAATATTTTGGTAAAGGAGATGTTTTTATAGAAAAGTATGTTCAAAATCCTAGACATATTGAGATCCAAATTATTGCTGATAAATACGCAAATGTACTCCATTTAGGTGAGCGGGATTGCTCAATTCAAAGACGACATCAAAAAGTTATAGAGATAACTCCATCGCCACTTTTAAATGATGAAGTTAGACAAAAACTTTGCACTATCTCTGTAAATGCTATGAAAAAACTTGGATATGAGAGTGTAGGGACTGTTGAGTTTTTAGTTGATGAGAGGAATAATATATACTTTATAGAGATGAATACCAGAGTTCAAGTAGAACATCCTGTCACTGAGATAGTAACAGGAGTTGATATTATTCAAAGAATGATAGAGATAGCTGCTGGTGATAAGCTAAAATATTTGCAAAGCGAGATACAATTTAGAGGATATGCTATAGAGTTTAGAATCAACTCAGAAGATCCGCAAAATAACTTTATGCCCACAGCTGGAGTAGTAAAAAAATATTTAACACCAGGTGGACCTGGAGTAAGACTTGATACCAGCCTATATAGCGGATATGAGACACCAACTTGTTATGACTCTATGCTAGCGAAGTTGATTGTGTGGGCACTTGATTGGGATGGGGCAGTTGCTAAGGCTAGACGAGCATTGGATGAGTTTCATATAGAGGGCTTTAAAACAAATATACCACTTCATAGAGAGATAGTAAGAGATGAGGGTTTTAAAGAGGCAAAATTTGATACTGGATATTTAGATGCAAATATGAATATGTTTAATCTAGATGCACAAAGCTCAATCGCTAATGAAGAGCAAACAGTTTTAAAATTAGCAGAAGTTGTTAAGCAAATAAAAGGAAATAACTTAGTTAAACTTGAAAATGATTTTACTCTTTATTAA
- the yajC gene encoding preprotein translocase subunit YajC — protein sequence MEIIGQLLPFVFLIAIMYFVIIRPQQKEAKARKEMIEALQKGDKVVTNGGFIVVIHKVEEKFLSIKMNDDVIVKISRDAIARKYEDEA from the coding sequence ATGGAAATTATAGGTCAATTATTACCGTTTGTTTTTTTAATCGCAATCATGTATTTCGTAATCATCCGCCCACAACAAAAAGAGGCTAAAGCTAGAAAAGAGATGATAGAAGCCCTTCAAAAAGGCGATAAAGTCGTTACAAATGGCGGGTTTATTGTAGTTATTCATAAAGTTGAAGAGAAATTTTTAAGCATTAAGATGAATGATGATGTAATCGTTAAAATATCAAGAGACGCAATAGCAAGAAAGTATGAGGATGAAGCTTAA
- the secD gene encoding protein translocase subunit SecD — translation MKLNYRTVIFAIAIVFGVFFSAPSLLQLQDGKKITLGLDLQGGLHLLLGVKTEEATKSRIKSITASIKHFTEREDILVDALSFDESSITFTLLDIDDVKRVKNYLKDTTGISVDVNAESFLLELTPEEVIRTQKQAVDQAIETIRNRLDQFGLTEPVVARQGDEKILVQLAGIKTQEDEQRARELISRAAKLELMAVDEDRAARVQNMSHADAAAYGDIILDDVKNPAIKYLVREIPILDGGMLTDASMGFDQNNRPLINFKLNAEGAEIFGDFTGKNVGKRLAVVLDGKVYSAPNINERIGGGSGQISGSYTVEEAKDLAIALRSGALLAPIYVMEKRSVGPSLGADSIEASMVALIGGFVLVILFMMLYYRAAGVVANIALIANLFIILAVMSLFGATLTLPGMAGIVLTVGMAVDANVIITERIRELLLEGKSIHKAIEEGYANAVRAILDANITTLIAAIVLYAYGTGAIKGFAITISIGILASMLTAILGTHGIYQLLESKIHKSKNNNFWFGIRESK, via the coding sequence ATGAAGCTTAATTACCGCACAGTAATCTTTGCTATTGCTATAGTTTTTGGAGTTTTTTTCTCAGCTCCATCACTCTTGCAACTCCAAGATGGAAAAAAAATAACATTAGGACTAGATTTACAAGGTGGTTTGCATCTTCTTTTGGGTGTTAAAACTGAGGAAGCTACAAAGTCTCGCATCAAGTCAATAACAGCTAGTATAAAGCACTTCACTGAGAGAGAAGATATCTTAGTAGATGCTCTAAGTTTTGATGAATCATCCATCACATTTACACTTCTTGATATTGACGATGTTAAGCGTGTAAAAAACTATCTAAAAGATACAACTGGTATTAGCGTAGATGTAAATGCAGAATCCTTTTTGCTTGAACTCACACCTGAGGAAGTTATAAGGACACAAAAGCAAGCAGTTGATCAAGCTATTGAGACTATAAGAAATAGACTAGACCAGTTTGGTTTGACAGAACCTGTAGTAGCTCGTCAAGGAGATGAGAAAATTCTTGTTCAACTAGCTGGTATCAAAACGCAAGAGGATGAGCAAAGAGCAAGAGAGCTTATATCTCGTGCTGCGAAACTTGAACTTATGGCGGTTGATGAAGATAGAGCTGCAAGAGTTCAAAATATGAGCCATGCTGATGCGGCTGCTTATGGTGATATTATCTTAGATGATGTTAAAAACCCTGCTATTAAGTACCTTGTTCGTGAGATTCCTATCCTTGATGGTGGAATGCTAACAGATGCTTCTATGGGCTTTGATCAAAATAACAGACCACTTATAAACTTTAAGCTAAATGCTGAGGGTGCTGAAATATTTGGAGATTTTACGGGTAAAAATGTCGGGAAAAGGCTAGCTGTAGTTCTTGATGGCAAGGTATATTCTGCTCCAAATATAAATGAGAGAATCGGTGGAGGCTCAGGGCAAATCTCTGGAAGCTACACTGTAGAAGAGGCAAAAGATTTAGCTATTGCACTTCGCTCAGGTGCACTTTTAGCTCCCATATATGTAATGGAAAAACGCTCAGTTGGTCCAAGTTTAGGGGCTGATAGTATAGAAGCTAGTATGGTTGCACTAATAGGCGGTTTTGTCTTAGTAATACTCTTTATGATGCTTTACTACAGAGCTGCTGGGGTTGTTGCAAATATTGCACTTATTGCTAACTTGTTTATCATTTTAGCTGTTATGAGCCTTTTTGGTGCAACTCTAACACTTCCCGGTATGGCTGGAATCGTTCTAACTGTTGGTATGGCAGTTGATGCCAATGTTATTATAACTGAGAGGATAAGAGAGCTTCTGCTTGAGGGCAAATCTATCCATAAAGCTATAGAAGAGGGTTATGCAAATGCTGTAAGAGCTATACTTGATGCCAATATTACTACGTTAATTGCCGCAATTGTTCTTTACGCTTATGGAACTGGTGCCATCAAGGGTTTTGCCATAACTATTAGTATTGGGATTTTAGCATCAATGCTAACAGCTATTTTAGGTACTCATGGTATTTATCAACTCCTAGAATCTAAAATACACAAGAGCAAAAACAATAATTTTTGGTTTGGAATAAGGGAGTCTAAATGA